CTCCGCAAAACCCACCTTCCCCTCAAGGGGAAGGCTTCACAACGATTTGGTTTGTATCATTCTACAATGTTGCTTAACAATTTACGTTTGTTATATACTTTAGTTTCCTGTCTGTTCATCGGTAAACCTCTATTGAACCACACGAACATCGCGAGATTTTCGTTGCACAAAAAACAACACCCGTAAGGGGTGTTGTTTTTGTAATTTGAATTAGTCTTCGAATGTGCCGTCGTCGATGTACATCAACTGGAGGCAAACTTCATTGTTACCATGGTTTTCTGCACGCATTACAATTTTCGGGCAGAGATAGTAAGCGCCATCAACTTCGAATACATTTTCGGGTAAGTTATCAGGATCTTCAACAGTGATTTCTTCCGGAATCGGAATATCTGCTGCATCGATTTCCTTCAAGGTACCCTTGTCAGCATCTAATTTGTAAACAGCCTTGAAATCAGTGAGTTCATATTCTCTGGTTCCGGTAATGCCGGGAACAGTAATTTCGAAGATTTCACCGGATTTCTTAACTTCATAAGAGGTCATGTAACCTGCATAGTAGTCAGAAATTGTACCGTATTCACCATTAAACTTAGTATAATGGGTCAAAGCGTTACCACCGTTCATTGCAGTATAGTAACCGTAGGTTTCACTATCTGTGCTGAACAACAGGTTCCACTTGTAAACTTTACCGTTAGGCATCTGAGAGAAGGTGATGATATCGCCGGTCTTCAACTGAGCAGCGGATTTATCGCCAACAATTTCAGGTGCAGAATGTGCCTGGGTTGCATCCAAGGTAATGGTGATTTCGCTCAAGCCACCGCCACGGTATTTGTTACCATAACCGGTTACCTGGTATGCTTTACCATCTTCATTCTTAGTCAAAGCAACGTCGGTAATGAACATATAAGTACCACCACGAGAGTTGGAGTATTCGCTGGAGCTTTCGGTATCCAAGTAAGCAACAATCAAAGCAGGAACACCATTTTCGTCTGCATCATACCATGTAAAGTCTGCAGAAATATGGCTGGAGTACTGATTGCTGAAGAAAGAATCAGGCTTGGAAATCGCAATATCGTCTTCAATGATATCGCCATTGGTATGCGGAACGAACAGCATATCAACACCCTTCCAGATAAAGAGCTGTCTCATATCACTCTCAGAGCCAGAACCCAATCTGCCGCTGCTACATGCGTAGAATGCACTTCCGGGCGGTGTGGTCTTTCTGAAGAGCTTAAGATCTTCATCGCTGTAGTCAGCAGGATCTGCTGTACCCATGTTCTTAGCAACTTCGATTGTGTCAATCTTATCGCTGGAATCGGTAGAGAATTTGAAGAGCTGGGAAACAACTTCGCCATCTTTCTTCAAACCATATTTGGTCCAAACAGCATCTGTGATTTCTTCAGATTCATAAGGTTCAGAAGCTTCGCCTTCTTTAATAAAGGTTACATCGTCAGCAACGTTAATAACGCTAATGCCTGCATCTTTGGTGTAAACCTTTAAGCAGTAAGTATCGCCTTCCATAACATCGTTTTCAGTACCGATGTCGAGGAGATATGCATAATCTTCTGCGCCTGCAGTAGTGGTTGTTACGTATGCAATCTTACCATAAACGTCGAGGTGCAAGGTAGCATTGTCGCCTACTTCGCATTCGTCAACATTTACGATTGTGCTGTATTCATACTTTTCATCATCGATAACAACTTCGCCGTCACCGGTAATTCTCTGAACAACACCGCTTACATTTTCTGTGCAAGCTTCAAGATTGTAGGTGTTACCTACGATAGAATAAGAAACTACATCGTTTTCTTCAAGATCAGAATATCTTGCTTCTTCACCGTCTTTAACAATGCTGATTCTTACATCATCATCTTCCAGGTCGATTTTGCCGGATTCAGGGAATCTTGTGCCGTCTTTAGCAAGAATGTAGAAACCGCCGTTGGTCTTTACAACTCTGTCAACAACCATGGTCTTCATGATATCAACGAACAAAACGTCAATGATTTCGTTCTGGTCAATATCAATGATAAGAATCTTACCGTTGAAGGAAGGATCGCCATCTTCCTGCGGATCCAATGCAGTTACATCAAAGCTTCTGTCACCAACACCGTTTACAAAAACAGGAGCGGTAGCAGGCAACTGATAAGAAATCTTCTTGGAACCATCTTCATTTGCATATACTTTGATTTCATCATAGTCTGCATTAATGATATCTTCGGGAGCATATTCGATGAAGTCGGTCATTTCATCATCAATTTCATAATGAACGATGAACTTATAATCTTTATCTACTTTTTTGTCTTCCTTAGCATAGATAATTACAGGGTAACCCATGTAACCATCAATACCTTTGCTGGAATCCGTAATCCAATAGATGGTATCCTCTACACGAACCTGATTGGACTTCAAAGTACCTTCGCCAACCAAAGAAGCTGCATAGGTTTCGGTTACAACAACATCTTCAACCTTTTCAACCTTCAGCTTTTCGCTGAGCAAGGTTCTGCCAGGATAAGACATGTAGGTTTCGGTTTCACCGTAACCGGTCTTTTCGAGGTATTCAACGTCAATTGCGTTTGCAACCAATTTAGCTACAGTTTCACGGGAAGCATCACCGGAGGTGGTAATTACGTTTTTGGAGATATCCAAGTCGTTTGCAACTACCAGGTAACCTGTCGGCCAGCCGCCTCTTTCATTTGCTTCTAAACCATAGCCTACTACGCAAACGAGCATTTTAACTGCTTCGTTGTAAGTAACTTTGTCATCGGGTCTGAATGTGCCGTCACCGTCACCGTTGATAACACCGAGACCGGAAGCAATATTGATATAGCCTGCAGCCCAGTGAGATTCGGGAACATCGGTAAATTCAGTAGTACCGGAGCTGGTGTTTACAGAAGATTCCATGCCATAGATACGAACGATGATTGCAGCCATTTCCGCTCTGGAGATGGTGTCGTTCGGACGGAATGTACCAGCAGGATCGCCAGCGAGTACAGAGATTGCATTCAAAAGATTGATTTCATCTTTGTACGGGCTTTCTGCGATATCCGTAAAGCTTGTTCTTTCAACAGATACAATATTGTTTTCCTGCTTGGGAGTATCCACTACCGGAGCGGAAGGGGTTACTACCGGAGCAGCAGTACCTGCCGGATGTACAGTTAATTTGAATGTGTGCTTCGGAGTAGCTGCAGTTTCATCTTTCCAGTCTGCTACCTTTACAGTTTCGCAACCCGGAACGATCAAAGTGAAGTTACCGTCACCACGATCTTCAACAGATTTAATTGTGCTGTTGAACGGAGCAGAACCGCCATCATGTTCTAATGTACCGGAAATAGCTGCACCGGCAAGAACAGTTGCAGGATTTTCAGGAAGATTTTTTCCTAATACAACAATGCGGAACTGGTCGTTGGCAGAGCCATGATATTCGTACTTTAATTCGAATGCTTCAAAGTCTGCCGCAAATGCCGAAAAGGGTGCCAAGCAAGAAATAAGCAAAGCCACCGTGAGCACTAAGGCCCATGTTTTTCTAAACATTTTTTTTACCTCTCTTTCTTTATTAAAGTTCATCAAAACAACTCCCTTCAATAATAAAAAATATTTTTTTATCAGCGTTGCCGATGTAAATATACTATTATTATAGCATATTTTCAGATAATTTCAAGTACTTTTTTAAAAAAATATACTCGTATACATTATCCTTTAAAAATTATACTATAACTTTTTGGAAATTTCCATGTGTTTATATTAGATTCTTAGTGTTTTTTTTGTTTTTTTCCAATATAAATCCATTTTTAAAAAGAAAGAAAAAAGGCAATCCGAAAGATTGCCTTTTTCATTCAAAATTCATTATTTTGCAGCTAAACCAAAACGTTTTCTGAACTTATCAACCTGACCGCCAGCATCTACCAATTTCTGCTTACCGGTAAAAAACGGATGGCACTTGGAGCAAATTTCAACATTGATCTGATCCTTGGTGGAGCGGGTTTCAAAAGTTTCGCCGCATGCGCATTTAACTACGCAAGTTTTATATTCGGGATGGATACCTTCTTTCATGGTTTTCACCTCTTTCTTCTCAATAACAAATCTACAACAGTAAGATTATAGCACACATTTTTTCAAAATGCAAGTGCTTTTTTTAATTTTTTTGAAAAATTATGAAAATTTCGGGCAAGCGGTTCCCCGCTCGCCCGATAAATCTGATATTAGAACTTGTTTCTCTTGGTGTAGGTGGTGTGCAACAAGTCATGTGCCTTATGAGAACAGGGTTTTTCAAAGTATTCATCATAGAGCTTCTGAATAACCGGGTTTTCATGCGACTTTCTGATTGCTGCGCCTCTGTCTTCAGCATACAGTGCCTTTGCACGTTCTGCACGAATGTCAACGCCTACTCTGTCTTTTGCAGAAACGATAGGCTGACCGCCACCGTTTACGCAACCGCCGGGGCAAGCCATAACTTCGATGAAGTCATATTTAGCTTCGCCTGCTTTAATCTTTTCGAGCAATGCTTTTGCGTTCTTAGTGCCGTGAACAACTGCAACCTTAACAGGTTTACCTGCGATGGTAAGTTCTGCTTCTTTAATACCTTCAACGCCACGGATCGGTGCGATTTCGAGGTTTTCAAGAGGCTTACCTTCTAAGATTTCGTATACAGTACGGATAGCAGCTTCCATAACACCACCGGTAGCACCGAAGA
This DNA window, taken from Clostridia bacterium, encodes the following:
- a CDS encoding S-layer homology domain-containing protein, with the protein product MFRKTWALVLTVALLISCLAPFSAFAADFEAFELKYEYHGSANDQFRIVVLGKNLPENPATVLAGAAISGTLEHDGGSAPFNSTIKSVEDRGDGNFTLIVPGCETVKVADWKDETAATPKHTFKLTVHPAGTAAPVVTPSAPVVDTPKQENNIVSVERTSFTDIAESPYKDEINLLNAISVLAGDPAGTFRPNDTISRAEMAAIIVRIYGMESSVNTSSGTTEFTDVPESHWAAGYINIASGLGVINGDGDGTFRPDDKVTYNEAVKMLVCVVGYGLEANERGGWPTGYLVVANDLDISKNVITTSGDASRETVAKLVANAIDVEYLEKTGYGETETYMSYPGRTLLSEKLKVEKVEDVVVTETYAASLVGEGTLKSNQVRVEDTIYWITDSSKGIDGYMGYPVIIYAKEDKKVDKDYKFIVHYEIDDEMTDFIEYAPEDIINADYDEIKVYANEDGSKKISYQLPATAPVFVNGVGDRSFDVTALDPQEDGDPSFNGKILIIDIDQNEIIDVLFVDIMKTMVVDRVVKTNGGFYILAKDGTRFPESGKIDLEDDDVRISIVKDGEEARYSDLEENDVVSYSIVGNTYNLEACTENVSGVVQRITGDGEVVIDDEKYEYSTIVNVDECEVGDNATLHLDVYGKIAYVTTTTAGAEDYAYLLDIGTENDVMEGDTYCLKVYTKDAGISVINVADDVTFIKEGEASEPYESEEITDAVWTKYGLKKDGEVVSQLFKFSTDSSDKIDTIEVAKNMGTADPADYSDEDLKLFRKTTPPGSAFYACSSGRLGSGSESDMRQLFIWKGVDMLFVPHTNGDIIEDDIAISKPDSFFSNQYSSHISADFTWYDADENGVPALIVAYLDTESSSEYSNSRGGTYMFITDVALTKNEDGKAYQVTGYGNKYRGGGLSEITITLDATQAHSAPEIVGDKSAAQLKTGDIITFSQMPNGKVYKWNLLFSTDSETYGYYTAMNGGNALTHYTKFNGEYGTISDYYAGYMTSYEVKKSGEIFEITVPGITGTREYELTDFKAVYKLDADKGTLKEIDAADIPIPEEITVEDPDNLPENVFEVDGAYYLCPKIVMRAENHGNNEVCLQLMYIDDGTFED
- the rpmE gene encoding 50S ribosomal protein L31, with amino-acid sequence MKEGIHPEYKTCVVKCACGETFETRSTKDQINVEICSKCHPFFTGKQKLVDAGGQVDKFRKRFGLAAK